The Humulus lupulus chromosome 3, drHumLupu1.1, whole genome shotgun sequence genome window below encodes:
- the LOC133822411 gene encoding uncharacterized protein LOC133822411 — translation MAPPSLLGPPELYNNTTPSQKSQVSTGDGDSFADLLVANFNRNNLPAETVPRGITENQSPTFLSTGNPCLDFFFHVVPDTPAQVLTERLRLAWAHNPLTTLKLISNLRGVRGTGKSDKEGLYTAAFWLHKHHPKTLASNVGSLADFGYFKDLPEILYRLLQGPDVRSIQKAEWEKKKGVKIRCRRRGGVGFRFLKRTKTSKPSTKRVQSTEPREIRVLNDVERAKKEKERARVLREEKRISMAKKAVDRYIHDPDFRFLYEKISDHFAECLKTDIENLINCKVKHKKFSLAAKWCPSLDSSFDRSTLLCESIAKKVFPRESYPEYEGVEEAHYAYRVRDRLRKEVLVPLRKALELPEVYIGANQWNSIPYSRVASVAMKFYKDKFLKHDGERFSKYLEDVKQGKSKISAGALLPHDIINSLHDGNDGGQVAELQWKRMVEDLSKEGKLKNSLAVSDVSGSMSGTPMEVSIALGLLVSELSDEPWKGKIITFSEFPQLHIIEGDDLESKTNFVRTMDWGMNTDFQKVFDQILQVAENGKLRAEDMVKRVFVFSDMEFDQACLNSWETDYEVIRRKFREKGYEKAVPEIVFWNLRDSRSTPVMGSQKGVGLVSGFSKNLMKMFLDNSGEIDPEGIMEVAISGEEYQKLVVVD, via the coding sequence ATGGCTCCTCCAAGCCTTCTCGGTCCGCCAGAGCTCTACAACAACACAACCCCATCACAAAAGTCTCAAGTCAGCACAGGTGACGGAGACTCCTTTGCGGATCTCTTAGTGGCCAACTTCAACAGAAACAACTTGCCAGCAGAAACGGTTCCCAGGGGCATCACTGAAAATCAGTCACCGACCTTTCTCTCCACCGGCAACCCCTGCCTTGATTTCTTCTTCCACGTGGTACCAGATACTCCTGCTCAGGTATTGACCGAGAGGCTCCGCCTGGCCTGGGCTCACAATCCCTTGACTACGCTCAAGCTCATTTCCAATCTGCGTGGCGTGCGGGGTACAGGCAAGTCAGATAAGGAAGGTTTATATACGGCGGCGTTTTGGCTGCACAAACATCACCCGAAGACTCTTGCTTCCAACGTGGGATCATTGGCTGATTTCGGGTACTTCAAGGACTTGCCGGAGATTCTCTACAGGCTTTTGCAAGGTCCCGACGTGAGGAGCATCCAAAAGGCCGAGTGGGAAAAGAAGAAAGGAGTTAAAATTAGGTGCCGGAGGAGAGGAGGAGTTGGGTTTCGATTTCTTAAGCGTACAAAGACATCGAAGCCATCGACCAAAAGGGTTCAATCCACGGAGCCGAGGGAGATTAGAGTGTTAAACGATGTGGAGAGAgcaaagaaagagaaggagagagcAAGAGTGTTGAGGGAAGAGAAGAGAATTTCCATGGCTAAGAAGGCTGTAGACAGATATATCCATGACCCTGATTTTCGATTCTTATACGAAAAGATCTCAGACCATTTCGCCGAGTGTTTGAAAACCGATATCGAGAATTTGATCAATTGTAAAGTCAAGCATAAAAAGTTTAGTCTGGCAGCCAAATGGTGTCCTTCTCTCGATTCTTCTTTCGATCGTTCGACCCTGCTCTGCGAGAGCATTGCTAAGAAGGTGTTTCCGCGTGAATCGTACCCTGAATATGAAGGCGTTGAGGAAGCCCATTACGCATACAGAGTCCGAGACCGGTTAAGGAAGGAGGTGCTTGTTCCTTTGAGGAAGGCCTTGGAGTTGCCTGAGGTTTACATAGGCGCCAATCAATGGAACTCCATCCCATATAGCCGCGTGGCTTCAGTAGCCATGAAATTTTACAAAGACAAGTTTTTGAAGCACGACGGCGAAAGGTTTAGCAAGTACTTGGAGGATGTGAAACAGGGCAAGTCCAAGATCTCTGCCGGAGCTCTTCTTCCCCACGATATCATTAACTCACTCCACGATGGCAACGATGGTGGCCAAGTCGCCGAGCTTCAATGGAAGAGAATGGTGGAAGATTTGTCTAAAGAAGGCAAGTTGAAAAACAGCCTTGCAGTATCTGATGTCTCCGGAAGCATGAGCGGTACTCCCATGGAGGTCTCTATTGCATTGGGATTGCTGGTCTCGGAACTGAGCGATGAGCCTTGGAAAGGAAAGATCATCACTTTCAGCGAGTTCCCACAACTGCACATCATCGAAGGCGACGATCTTGAGTCCAAGACTAACTTCGTGAGAACAATGGACTGGGGAATGAACACTGATTTTCAGAAAGTGTTTGATCAAATTCTGCAAGTGGCGGAGAATGGAAAGCTGAGAGCGGAAGacatggtgaagagggtgtttgTGTTTAGTGACATGGAGTTTGACCAAGCATGTCTGAATAGCTGGGAGACGGACTACGAGGTGATAAGGAGGAAGTTTAGGGAGAAAGGGTATGAGAAAGCCGTGCCGGAGATTGTGTTCTGGAACTTGAGGGACTCAAGGTCGACGCCGGTGATGGGGAGCCAGAAAGGGGTGGGTTTGGTGAGTGGGTTCTCCAAGAATTTAATGAAGATGTTTTTGGATAACAGTGGTGAGATTGATCCAGAGGGCATAATGGAGGTTGCCATATCCGGGGAAGAGTACCAGAAACTGGTAGTCGTGGATTAA